One window of Deltaproteobacteria bacterium GWC2_65_14 genomic DNA carries:
- a CDS encoding MBL fold hydrolase — protein MTLRVEFLGGAREVTGSSILVRSGRGTFLVDCGMFQGGAESDRKNARKFPVSPSEVDFVLVTHAHIDHTGLLPKIVRDGFRGRIFATAATADLMGIMLPDSGHIQEKEAEWRGNRRRRAGRRDGAPLYTEADALAVLPRIVPVKYGEEVSPAPGIRVRFLDAGHILGSAILSVTVQHGGTERRLVFSGDLGHRGLPIVRDPTPVDRADAVVLESTYGNRVHKGMEDTIGEFEHAVTDTLGRKGGNVVIPAFAVGRTQDILYLLAELTRRGRLSGLTVHIDSPLAAEATRITRRHPECFDEETRNVYAWWEKNPGALKVVLTKSVQESMALNSLRGGGIILAGSGMCEAGRIKHHLKHNLWRKESSVVIVGFQAQGTLGRKIVEGAKRVRIFGEEVAVAADVYTIGGLSAHADRDDLLAWAGGFRSKPGRAFVAHGEESVSLGFAGALRERFGWDADVPYPGRPIEL, from the coding sequence GTGACCCTCCGCGTCGAATTTCTCGGAGGCGCCCGGGAGGTCACCGGCTCCTCGATCCTCGTGCGGAGCGGCCGCGGGACCTTTCTGGTCGACTGCGGGATGTTCCAGGGAGGAGCGGAGAGCGACCGGAAGAACGCGAGGAAGTTTCCGGTCTCCCCCTCCGAGGTCGACTTCGTGCTCGTGACCCATGCCCACATCGACCATACCGGCCTGCTGCCGAAGATCGTCCGGGACGGCTTCCGCGGAAGGATCTTCGCGACCGCGGCGACCGCGGACCTGATGGGGATCATGCTCCCCGACTCCGGACACATCCAGGAGAAGGAGGCGGAGTGGAGGGGAAATCGCCGGAGGCGGGCGGGGAGGCGGGACGGGGCGCCGCTCTACACCGAGGCGGACGCGCTGGCGGTGCTCCCCCGGATCGTCCCGGTGAAGTACGGGGAGGAGGTATCGCCCGCGCCCGGGATCCGTGTCCGGTTCCTGGACGCGGGGCATATCCTCGGGTCGGCGATCCTGTCGGTCACGGTGCAACACGGCGGGACGGAGCGTCGGCTGGTCTTCTCCGGCGACCTCGGCCACCGGGGGCTTCCGATCGTCCGCGACCCCACCCCGGTCGACCGGGCGGATGCCGTGGTCCTGGAGTCGACCTACGGGAACCGGGTGCACAAGGGGATGGAGGATACGATCGGGGAGTTCGAGCACGCCGTGACCGACACCCTCGGAAGGAAAGGGGGAAACGTGGTCATCCCCGCCTTCGCCGTCGGCCGCACCCAGGACATCCTCTATCTTCTCGCGGAGCTGACCCGCCGGGGGAGACTCTCGGGGCTCACCGTACATATCGATTCCCCCCTGGCTGCGGAGGCCACCCGGATCACCCGGCGGCACCCGGAGTGCTTCGACGAGGAGACCCGGAACGTGTACGCCTGGTGGGAGAAGAACCCCGGCGCGCTGAAGGTCGTCCTCACGAAGAGCGTCCAGGAGTCGATGGCGCTGAACTCGCTCCGGGGGGGCGGGATCATCCTCGCCGGGAGCGGGATGTGCGAGGCGGGAAGGATCAAGCACCACCTCAAGCACAACCTGTGGCGGAAGGAGTCCAGCGTCGTCATCGTCGGGTTCCAGGCGCAGGGGACGCTGGGGAGGAAGATCGTCGAGGGGGCGAAGCGGGTCCGGATCTTCGGCGAGGAGGTCGCCGTCGCCGCCGACGTCTACACGATCGGGGGACTTTCCGCGCATGCCGACCGGGACGACTTGCTGGCCTGGGCCGGCGGCTTCCGGTCGAAGCCGGGCCGGGCCTTCGTCGCCCACGGGGAGGAGTCGGTGTCGCTGGGGTTCGCCGGGGCGCTCCGGGAGCGGTTCGGATGGGACGCCGACGTCCCTTACCCGGGCCGGCCGATCGAACTGTAG